The segment AAATGATGATCAAAATATATAATTGCATAATTACAACAATTTtacacaaaattacacataatCAAGAAATAATTTTATTGAATAATCCATTTATGCTCAATATACAAGGAGTAGATACGTAATAATGTTATAACTCAACACAATGTATGattactgtgtaggggaaaaagcgataCAGgtaactaggacctaatcccaccttagccaacacattgggaatacgaaagagcctagggagataactcactttggctacttcttgtgagaaagagagagccaaggattatctcttagggtttctattcctcttgttgtaaatgaagaaAATATATGCACAATTGAATGCAATGAtgaactatgctaggagataaacAGTGAAGCATATATAAATTGAAATTGCATACACTTGCAGATTTGATATTGAAagcagagaagggggaggaatttgaatgtgtacatGGTGTTGAAAAATGAACCAAGCTGACCAGGACAGGGGTGACATGCCCTTGTCCTGTTTTGTCTGACATAGAGTTGCAACTGAGAGACTACAATTTGAAGGTTCTGAGCTTCCACTCTGCCAAATTTCACCTGAAACTGGGAGGACCAAGGCACAAGACTAGAGTGCCAAGAGAGGACCAGGATGCAAGACTAGGGCGCCTAGAGAGGACTAGAGTGCCCAAGGAGGACCAGGGCGCAAGGGCACCACATCCCTGTCCCagttttttttctcaaatttgatcTTCGAGGCTGTGTTTGTGTGCCTTGTCCAACCTGGAATTTGTAGTGATGATTGGATCCTGTACCTACACCTGCAATTGAAAATAGGcttttgggtggctatgtagggttttgcctttgtcaaaaccctattttggtgattttcacctcaacaaatagtcgatttgtatagtaaaatagtgtgtacaTGAATCTTGTGTGTGTACAAGACCCTAAGATGAAatcaaacaatctagagcaaccctaaatagtaaaccctaaattcttgtaattgacaaagtaaatgctctaaatcagtgacacaaagtgatctaaagcatgaatgtaaatatgcaaattgatgtaatgaagctcatgaaaagacatgaaaacaacatgaaatcatacccaacccctaagggaggggtacaagccaatcgtcagtcggtgatctcctattattcttcaatgtcttgaaggctcctaattgatgataaaTTCTTGAAAAATACTTGATAAATGTTGTTGAATgctattgaatgttgttgaagactctgcataagcttctctttcactacatagaaggctacTTGTGCTTGCTCCAAAAGCGTTTTCCTTAGATCTTAgttcttagattagatagatcttagttgccttcaaatgaagaaagagagttcttatgtatgaaaccctagatcttaattttatctttaggccgacctaggatttgaatttccctccAATTTCTTGGGGTCaagtattataatatcatagaattatgctccaaaaaatttcgagaaaaatgctAGGGACAAGGTGCCAAATGCACCTGGTACgactaacttttcaccaaattttcagggccattagatatgatgatattagagcgaatcccaaagttacagctgattttgagatgttttgatatgtgaaattggggCCTTAAGATATAaacaagacataattagggtttatgatttaatgatttattggaggaataaaataaaaaggggcacacttatgataaagggcccaattttatgatgtgggcaGTGATGAAATATTACTTtcgatttaattaaattcttaaagggaaattacaatgcaagatgaaaacacactaaggcgggtgctaaactaagcgtagaattgtaccaccctagcaagggtgtacaatttatgatgctacaattacATAAGCcaagagattggataaatataatgaaaattaCTTATGGTTACAAAAGATCATAAAGTCAAATACAATGAATTATATGAAACAAAGCTGAATATCATCTTGATACAGAATCCAACATTTATCTCCCATGCTTACAACACAGACAAAAACACTACCAAAATGCTTTACCACCTTGTTTTTAATTAAACTCGGCTACTTGTATCTAACAAACTCTAAAGCACAAGTTCAAGGTCCATAACAAAACATTCTATTTAACACAAAAATACTATCACCTCGAATTAATATTCAATTAGATATTGATCTTCTATATATGATTAATAAGGAAGATTTTTAATGCTGAAAAATAATGatctataaaagaataaaaaataatgaaaatgcggTACAAAGCCAAGATATATGATGACGACGGCTAATATAAATAATGATCCTGTAAATAGTTTCCTAATGTGGGCCTTAGTGTACTAGTTAAaggctttgtttgtaataaaataAAAGAGTTATTTACATAAGTTTTatcttaaaaaaatttattaattaatattttcttgatatatgttttgtattttaaaaaacaaattcattcctaatttaaagaaaaaattagtTTGGAATTACCTTTTAAGGAAATCAAATAAAAttctcttaattatttaattagttaaaaaAATTATGAGATAAAAggtttgtaatttatttaatttttttttcatttaagttatttaatttattaataggaAGTAAGTGTGGCATGGATTATATTTATAACATTGTAAGTGACTTATGGATCTCGtaactaaaatattttatttatttattttgtttagccaatcttttggatttatgATATTAAATAATGGTGTTAATTTATAGCTACATGAATATTACTTTGTTTTATTGAAGTTGCATAGAAAGGGAAGAGTGCCGAATATGGTGTAATAAGAGAGGGTAAATCTCAACACCTGATTTACCTGTCGATAGTCAACATAAATCTTTGGCCAAAGTATATAAATCAACTTATTGATTTCTTTCTTACCTCTTGCCATATCATGAATATAGGACTGCATAGTCATAGGTGATATGCATGTTAGTTATATTCATACTGCACTAGGATCCCTATCCCACCTGCTAGTTTAAATTTGCTAGGAGCTTCGTGCAAGGGTTGGGAGCTCATTGAGCACCGGGGAAGCAGTTTCTTTGTGGTTGGACGACTAATGCACATGGGCCATATGTTCGTCTCATAGGAGTAGACAGAGAGTAGTCCATGACGACTAAAGATATATCTATTAATATCTTATGATTATTTGTTGTTATGCAATTGTAATTGACCATTGGTCATTGTATATTGTATATGTAATAATTTTTGACATCTAGACCATATGTATATGTAAATCAACTTTATGGTCACATTTATATTATCTTTCAATAAGTTAGAAATGTGTAATGTTAACAACTCTATTGTATCTTATCTTTTGATatatgtatttcttggaaattaaTGAGAAATTTGTGTAATTTGTTCTTTATGGAAATTTGagtcattacatttggtatcaaatgtaaagaattttttttgcataaataACAAATCACACAATTAATAAATTTCTCACTTATTTAAAGATAATACAAATGCAACCATAAAGTCGATTTACATACACATATGGTCTTGATGTCAAAAATTATTACAATAAACAATGACCAATGATTGATTACAATCACATAACAACAAACAATCATAAGGTACATGTAGAACTATCTCCAATCGTCGCAGACTACTCTCCATCTGCTCGCGTGGGATAAACATGTGGCCTAGGCGCATCAACTGCCCAATCACAAAGCAATGACTTCCCTAGTGTTCAATGAGCTCATGACCCATGCACGAAGCCCTTAACAAATTGGAACCATTATCACCTATGACTATGCAGTCCTATATTCATGATATGGCAAGAGGTAAGAAAGAAATCAATAATATTTATATTGATTTTATTTACTTGGGCCAAAGATTTAAGTCGACTATTGGCAAGTAAACCAGGTGTCATGTTTACCCTCCCTTGTTTCTCCATATTCGACACCTACCCACTCCCATTTAACTCATAATTTCATTAGATATATAGAAAAGAATAATCATATATGtttcttaaaaaaaattcatttaaattttaaattttaaaataaataaataaataataataaataaaacaaatgaaAAGAATCTAATATTAAAACATTAAATGTAGATTAAGACAAAGTTTACATATAATTTTGTTTTTTCCCTAATTCATAACATCTTTTATcttgttttaaaaatattaaaaaaacaataCTTTTTAATAGAAAGAGAGAAGGCAATTTTCAATACATGTTATATTtcttaaacaaatatatatatttttaaaagtaaTACTTTAAATTGTTTTAATGATCAATGCCCATTTTACAATTAAGACAAATCCAACTAAAAACTAAACTAATAGAGAATTTTAACTTTTCTTCCGGTGGGCTATGATCAATATTTGTTTATAGCTTTCACTAACTTCATCAAGCATTTTATTCCTTAATATGAGATACTTTTCAATTATAACAATACTATTAAAGTAATTATAGAGGAAATGAATTTGATcggtttatatatattttaattaagtttatcCCTACTTCacacattattttttatattcaatttaatCACAATGCTTAAATGCATGCACAAAGAATCAATTTGATTATCCATGAAAGTTAAAAACTAAAATAGAAATCTACATTGACAAATAGTTGTCCctaggcctggaatttgacagtcACCCCtatctgtcatatgaatttttgatgaaggtttagtcatttcaatgcctttcatttgacattttaagaaaaatattaactgtcaaaaaatataaaagtagaagattgaagcaatgaaaatcaatgcacatctttctttacgtttaaaaaaaatattaactatcaaaaaatataaaagtagaagattgaagtaatgaaaatcaatgcacatctttcttggaaagaaatgaaaatcattgtgttaatgagaaaataatgataaattagtaatatatgcaaaaaaaaattaaatttactaaataagtttctaaattaatacactaatatatattatatattaacattaaatgataatcaattaataattactaatttagtaataataaaaatttaaattttaaaattatatatattatgacaagtttctataaaaatcttattaaatatattttaaaaattaaattgattaaatttttttatggtttatttataatttgaagtgtcatctatacggttttagaaaaaaatagcatgtcaatgcatacgttGTACTAATTTTTTAAGCTGTCAAATATGGTTCAAATGTGAAAAAATGACCATTTTGCCTGTCAAATTTCAGGCCTGGTGTCAAATATGGTTCAAATGTGAAAAAATGACCATTTTGCCTGTTAAAATTGATattaatattattagtaataatttgttcacaagaaaaaaaaatagaaataaaatgaaaaaaaaagagggaaacaaatTTGTGAGCCACATGACATAAACTAGAAATAAAATGTAAAAAGAAGGAAACGAATTTGTGAAACCATGTGACATTTTTAAACATGACATTTTTGAACATAAGATAAGCTTTGAAAAGAAACACTTAAAGAGTTGATTGACATTCTCTAAATCTTATTTAAGATTGTATTTGTCTTCTGTTtaagattttattattttaattctcTAAAGATAAGCTTTGAAAAGAAACACTTAGAGTTGATTAACATTCTCTAAATCTTAAATGTCTTCTGTTtaagattttattattttaattctcTAAAGATAAGCTTTGAAAAGAAACACTTAGAGTTGATTAACATTCTCTAAATCTTATTTAAGATTGTATTTATCTTCTGTTtaagattttattattttaattctcTAAATCTTATTTAAGATTGTATTTATCTTCTGTTtaagattttattatttttattataataaattttgactattttttttctttcttttcttagattagGAGGGATTCAACATGTTAACATGTTAACACCTTCTaccattttatcaaaaaaaaaacatgttaacaCCACCTaccattttatcatttttttttttatattctaatTCATTGAATTTTGATTTGTAGTTTGTCATCGAATGTGTACATAAATGTACTAATgttcaaatataaaaaaataatttatagtCAATTTAGAGAGAACATTTTTATGGTAATTAACAATATAAATACATTTATTCTAATTCATTGAATTTTGATTTGTAGTCTGTCATCGAATGTGTACATAAATGTACTAAtgttcaaataaaaaataataatttatagtcAATTTAGAGAGAACATTTTTATGGtaattaaaatacatttacaaattaacaatataaatacatttatttatttttatttatacactttttcaataaaatatttaagtatgttttaaaattcaaaattatacATAATTTTTTTACAATAAATTTATATAGATTTTAGGTAAATGTAAGGAAATAGATGTAAGTATAATTTAAAAGTAGAAAATACTAAAATTATAGAATAAATAAAGGAAGAATAGATGTCATATGGAAAAGAATAAGAGGCATATGGATATGGGGATTTCACCATTAGGGGAAAAAACAAAAGTTTCACAGAAGGTAAAAGCAGTAGTTAAAAATGATTCATATGAAAAAGGAATACCTCTTATTAAGACATTCCAAAATTTACACAGCTATTGAAATTTTACCAGTCTAAAAGTGATTCCTGCAATCCAAATGATTCGTtccaaacaaaaaagaaaaaacctTTGATCATGTCTGCTGAACACAGACTTTGCTGTCACAAACTTAAGGCTTATATATACTAGGTCTTATTCCATAACACATCTGTTCACAGATCTCTATGCTGATTAACACTTAATGCTTTACACATGTTGTCACCACCCTGAAGGCAGGACTGCTCTGTCACAGTAATAGGAATGGCCTTCGGCTCCGCTTCCTTCTTAGGGAGCTTTGGCACATTCACAGTCAGCACTCCATTGTCCAGGCTAGCCTTTATTCCTTCCATGTGACCGTCCGCCAATCTGAACCGCCGAAGAAACTTGCCCTCTACTCTTTCCACCCGATGCCACTTGTCAGACTCTTCTTTCTCCTCCCTCTTACTCTCCCCACTCACAGTCACCACGTCACCCTCAACCTCTATTTTAATATCCTCTTTCTTTATCCCTGCAAATTTAACagattttcatcaatttttttttcatggcAGATAATGGAGTACGAGCAGAAATGGAAGGGCTTAAACAATAATCGACCTGTTATCAGATATAACAGATTTTTATCAATTTATCTTCACGACAGATCGATTATGGAGCACCAGCGGAAATGGAAGGGCTTAAACAATTATAGACCTATCATCTCAATGATCTGTGTAACCTTTTCGTTCTGTGATCTAAAATATTGATGAAAAAACAAATTTACAAACATTCTTAAAGAAAATTTAACGGCTTAAACATTTTTTAAGCGGCTTAAACAATAGTAGACCTGTTATCAAATATAACAGATTTTTATCAATTTGTTTTCACGACAGATTATGGAGCACGAGCGGAAATGAAAGGGTATAAACAATAATAGACCTATTATCTCAATGATCTATGTAACCTTTTCTTctgtgatccaaaatattgatgaaaaaacaaatttaagcaatttaaaaaaaaaattctacataTTCTTACAAGCTTTTCAGAAAAATTCTACTGTATCTCATTCactcattttcattataaatattCAGAGATTCAGAGGAACGAGCAGCAAATTTTGTGATATGAAAAGCTTTACCTGGAACATCTAGTGTAATAAAGTGAGCTTCCGGAGTCTCCTTCCAGTTCACTCTGGTTAAGGACATGCGGCCGTCTAGGTTTTCCCCGAGAGTGGACAGAGGATTTTCTTCTAAAATCTTGAAGGGATCCACCTGCCATAATTCATCAAAAGGGTTCCAGCGAGGGACAAGATCTCTGCGTAAAGCTGGAATGAAAGCTTCGCATCCCATATTTGCTTGCATTATCATAACCAGAATGCTAAAGACGAGACTTTTGGAAACCGCCATTTCGATCTAAAGCTTAATTTGTTCACCGAAGATCTTAAAGGCTTCGCCGGGATATATAAAATCTTACTCTTTTACAGTCCTTATCAGAAGAGAACTACGAGAAAGGATTTAAAGGAGCGGACAAGAAACTTCCCGAGTCCTTCTGGATGCTTCTTTTTAGAACTGGAGGGAGATAAAACGCCAGAATGTTCCGGAGAAAtcgaatttcttcaaaagaaagttGTATTAGGTCGGTgaaaatttatttgttaatttatctACAAATTTATTGCTTTTCTAGAGTAATAATTGAATTTGTAGGTGTCAAACTCATTCATTTAACATTTACATTTTATCTAGAACGgaatttaattttcaattattaattgACCATTTACATACTTTTTAATAAAAAGTTAAAATTCATGCTTTATAATTCTTATTTTTTAAAGAGGATCTGTCTTCAACACACTCTTAATATCATACTTGTATCTACCAAAACAATAGATTCTTTCTAATTTTTTGACCAATATTCAATTTTAAAtcatttgttatttattttttctattaatCCTTTTAGATCATTTAGTGTGAATGTTATTTCATAAGTATTATAATTATTTGTTCTATATTTCAAGTTTTATTAATCATTTCATTAATATCTTTAATGTGTCAAATTTCAAGATTTAAACATTATTAATTAGACCGATGAGAAGTAAGACGAGGGTGACCTTTTGTTGAGAAAATGAAGCATGACTTCTAGTGACTCTAATAGAAGAAGGCACATGATCTATCATAATGTTATAGAGAATTGATGGCATTATTGAGTGAAACTCAAGGAACTTTATGCGTTCAAAATTGGGATTCTCATTGAGAAACCCATGTTGTCTAGCCACATAGTCCATATATTCATTGAACATTTTGTTGTCTTACCTATTTGGTGCCCTCTTAGATTTACAAATGAATTGGTCTATGGTGAAATTGTTTGCAATACAAAATGGTTGAACGTTAGATCTTGGGATAATGATGATGTGCACTCTGTAGACAAATTTTAGACATCAATACAAAATAAAAGGAATTGTTTTATATCCATGCAACAAAGATTTTCCTAAAAGGATATGAAAATGATTGCAGATATGTATAACATGAAGAAGAACTTCTATATTCTTAGAACCAATCTCAGTGGATAAAATATTGCTCCATAATGTTTCCACATATGtcccattataatatttttagagaaaatattgAATTTTGGTACAATTGATAGTGACCTCAAATGTTAAATAAATATATTCTTTCATGGTCATGTTGAAAGAACATGTAGGATCAATCAATATCAACCATCACAAAACACTTCATTAACAAGACCACTAATGTAAATAGGCATGCAATGATTGTTATTGGGTATCTCTTTATTTTTGAACTTGTGATGGAGGATATCCATGAATGAGTTAGAAGACATGAAATTCCTACCATCCTTACATTTTTCTAGCATACCAATCATATTTTTGAATGATAATGCGATATATTTAGGATTTTGTCAGTGTTTCTATGGTCAAGTTGATTGTAAGAGGGCCATCAATTAGTTCAATATAATTGAAGTGATTTAAGCAAAGTATTTGGTAAAAATCTAATGATTCTATTTCGGAGGTGTCATATCTAAGGGTTTCTTTAATCATTTTTTACATCTACTTATATGAGATTATTGTATATTAAGTCAATCTTATACTTCAATTCCATGCATTTTGCAATAACATGGCTAAGAAACCTATAGTAGTAGTGGAATGCATTAGCATCAAATTGTTTCATGACAAAATTGAGTCATGATCATTTTATATGAATACAAATGTCTAGGAAAttgtcaaaggggtttaggttgaAGAGACAAAGtgttagaagaagaaaaagataggtGGGGTAGTTGAAGAGATAGTAGATGATGGGGGAGTAGTTGTGAACACTATTtactatttttttctttaaattatttccTTTAAGCTTTTTTGAacttattattgttattttttgtGAATAATAATGTAGAGGCCTTAACTTTAATCATCTTGGTATTGTATTTTTGACGTGTCACACAAAATCTCACAAAATGTTGTTATCATTTTAAAGATTGGTGAGATAATATTTCTTATGAAAACCCTTTGAATTTCTATGTTTGAAAAATGATAGTGCATTTTTTCTAGAATTGAATGGAATTCATGGATAAAATCACTAAAATTCTCTTGAGGTCATTACTTGCAATGAACAAGGTCAGTAAAGTTCACCTCAgaggaaatttgaatttgagaagaattaatgaaatcttTAGTTATAATTTAAAAGTTCCTGAATATAGTGGCAAAAAAAGGAACCATTCAAGGACATGCTACTTGAGTTGTGAAGGAAAAAAATGCTCAATATATGatcattataaacataatttatataaaATGAATAGAAACACTTAAAATGAGAAGTGGGGTATCCTTTGCCATCATAAAGAGGGATACGGGGTGTCTTAAATTAGGAGGAAAGGTATGTGCT is part of the Cryptomeria japonica chromosome 10, Sugi_1.0, whole genome shotgun sequence genome and harbors:
- the LOC131079160 gene encoding 16.9 kDa class I heat shock protein 1, giving the protein MAVSKSLVFSILVMIMQANMGCEAFIPALRRDLVPRWNPFDELWQVDPFKILEENPLSTLGENLDGRMSLTRVNWKETPEAHFITLDVPGIKKEDIKIEVEGDVVTVSGESKREEKEESDKWHRVERVEGKFLRRFRLADGHMEGIKASLDNGVLTVNVPKLPKKEAEPKAIPITVTEQSCLQGGDNMCKALSVNQHRDL